A segment of the Nitrospina gracilis 3/211 genome:
GTCGCGCGCCTGCGCGATCCACTCTTTAAGCGTGTCCGCATCCGGCGGCGGCAGGCGTCCACCGCGCTCGGCGAACACCGGTTCCAAATCCCTGAGTAAATTCTCGAGGTCGTCCTTCGCCACCACCGCGTCGTAACGGCCAATGACATCGGCGATGAAGTCCCTGCCCTGCCGTAGGGCATCGAGTTCGTAATGACCCGTGGTGCGCGATTCCAATTCCACCCATACCCGTTGCGTGCTCCCTTCAAACTCCGTCAACACGTGTTCCCGAAGGGCCGCTAGGTCTTCGGTGTTTTGCAACAAGCCGTGCACCCGGGTGCGGCCGGTGAGGGTCCACTCGACAACCAGGTCGCGTCCGGCGATTGCGGCCAACCGGTTGCGGCAGGCATCCACGATGCGGGCGGCCACCGCATCCGCCGTATCGCATCCGGTCACATCGAGTTGCTCCCTTATAAAGCGCACGGTGTCCACCGCGTGAAACACGATGTCCGGCGTTTGGCCCTTCTCCAGCGCCACCAGGAAGCATCCCTTTTCGCCACCTTCCTTGAAATGCCGCGCCTGCGGGTTGCCGCTGTACACCACCGCCGGGTGTGCGTCGCGCAACACCTGCCACGCATGGATGTGACCCAGCGCCCAGTAATCGACCGCCACCCCGCACAGGTCCTCGATTCTGCACGGCGCGTAGTTGTCGTGATTGGTGTTGCCGCCGACGTTCGCATGCAATACGGCGACCGTCGGCACGGTTGTGTCGATGCCTGAAAACAACGGCACCAGGGTTTCGCGTACTTCTTTTTTCGGGTAACTGGTACCGGAAATTTCAGCAACAACTCGCCCATCGCGTCCGACGGGAAACGACGCGACTTCACCGCCGGGGAACACGTGCACGCCTTCCGGCCATTGCAAAGTATGGGACCAGGAACTCAAAGGATCGTGGTTGCCGTGTGCGATGAACGCGGGAATGCCCGCCGCGCTCAGGCGGTCGAGTTGGTGTTTGAAACGGAACTGTGCCTGCAGACTTTTATCTTCGCCGTCGAACACGTCGCCCGCGATGATCACGGCATCGACCTTTTCATTCAACGCAAGGGTGACAATGTTGGCGAAGGCTTCGGAGGTCGCGACGCGCAGGCGGTCACGCATGGCGTCATCGACGCCGTCCAGTTTCTTGAACGGGCTGTCGATGTGGAGATCCGAACAATGGATGAAACGGAAGGCAGACACGGCACCGCCTGTGATTGTGAGTGGATTAGGACGAGGAGTCCGGTCTTTCGGACGACCGGTTCATTATAGACCCGGCCGGGGCCGGGACCCAACCGGAATCAGAACAGCTCGTCCTGCAGGCCGCGGTAGGCTTCGTTGATGCGTTGAGTCATGCGGGAGGCCTCCTGCTGGGCATCGTCGTCCTCGGAGATCAGGTCCTTGTGGTACTTCGCCAGCAGTTGTTTCCACGCCCGTCGGCAGGTGCCGAGATCCGATCCCTCCGGCACGCCCAGCGTCGCGTACCAATTCTTGATCAGCGCCTGTTTTGCTTCGGGCGTGAGTTCCGCCGTTTCCGGCGGCGCCTCTTTCGATGGTTCGTTTTTCTTCATCCAGTCGAACAGCTTGTCGAACATGGGCTCATTCTATTTGCGGGGACGGATACCCCTCTTTTTATTAATGTAAGGATTTTCCACAGCCGGGGGAAACCCCGGCGCAGGATTGACTCCCGGCCCGTTCTTTTTTAGCATGAAACCGGCTGTTTACAGAACCCCCAATCTCCGGAACCGGATTATGACCGACACCGCCGCCACCCCGACCGACACGATGGCCCCCACGGCCCTGCCACCGATGGAGTACCGTCGTTTCGGTAGGACCAACGAGTCCATTTCCGTACTCACGCTGGGCGGCATGCGTTTCGAGCAGGGTTGGGACGCGCCGCGAGACTACCTGCCGAAAGCGGCGCTGGAGAACTGCATCGACACCACCCGCCGCGCGCTGGCCTGCGGCATCAACCACATCGAAACGGCCCACGGTTACGTGAAAAGCGAACACCTGTACGGCAGGACACTGAAGGAACTCGGCACACCGCGCTCGGCATACAAAATGATGACCAAGGGCGCACCGATGACCGCCGACGACACGCGGCGGCTGGTGGACGAACAACTGAAGGCGTTGCGGTTGGATTACGTCGATTTCTACGGCTGGCACGGCATCAACAACCAGGAACGGCTGGACGCGGCGGTGAAACCCGGCGGCCCGGTGGAAACCCTGCACCGCCTGCGCGAGGAAGGGCTGGTGCGTCACATCGGGTTCTCCACGCACGCACCGCTCGACATTATCCTCGCCGCCATGCGCACCAACCTGTTCGACTTCGTCAACCTGCACTACTACTATTTTTTCCAGCGTCATCGTGAAGCCATCCAACTGGCGGGCGAACTCGACATGGGCGTCCTCATCATCTCGCCCAACGACAAGGGCGGGCAGTTGTGGAATCCATCCCAGAAACTAGAATCGCTGTGCGCGCCGCTCACGCCGGTGCAGTTCAACGGACGCTTCTGCCTGAGTCACCCTGAAATCACCACGCTGACGATGGGCTTCCACGCGCCTGAACATTTTCCGCAGAATCTGGCGATCCTGAACGGCGGCGATTACCTCACACCGGAAGACCAGCCGGTGAAAGAGAAAATGGACGGCCAGACGAAGCGCATTCCGGATTACTGCACGGTGTGCAACGAATGTCTGCCGTGCCCGGAAAACATCAACATTCCGGAGGTCCTGCGTTTCCGCAATATGCTGAAGGGCTACGGCATGCGTTCGTTCGGCAAGTACCGTTACAACATGTTGCAGAGCAAGGGACACTGGTTTCCCGGCGAGTTCGCCAACCGGTGCACCGAGTGCGGCGACTGCCTGCCGCGTTGTCCGGAAGAATTGAACATCCCCAAACTGCTTTTCGAAACCCACGCGCGGCTCTACAGTCCGTGGCGCATCTGGAAAGGCCGCATCACGAACGGGCTGGAAGTCGCATGGCTGAACGTGCGCAACCGCCTGCGCGGTCTTTCCCCCCGCTGAAAGCACTTACCCTAATCAGGCTCCAAAATTTACGCGGCGGGAACAGCTTCGCCCGTTTTCTTTTTGCACCGGTCCAGCCACTTCTGCGCGTTCTGGTAGGTGTCGTCCACGGCGAGGATTTTTTCGAGGAAGGGGATGGCCTTGTCGCAGTTCAGAATCTTGATGTACATCTCCGCCATCAGGTACATGTACTGCATATCTTCCGGGTCCACGTTTCCATATTGGAAACCAGTGGCGATGACCTCGCGCGGCTGACCGAGGCCTCGGTAACTGAACATCTGACTGCGCAGGGCCTCGCGGTCGAGTGGTTCTTTCTCCAACACGCGCGAGGAGAATTCGAGCGACTTCAGGTGCTCGCCGCGCACGTTGTAAAACTTGGCGGCGGCGTTGAGGAGCAGGAGATCGTCGGGGGTCTCCTCCAGCTTTTGCAGGAGATCTATCAATCCGACCTGTTGCATGACGTTCCGCATCTCACCCGGATTGTTCCGAACCGCATCCTTGAGCGCGGTTTCCGCCTGCTCCAGTTGCCCCAGCTCCATCAGGTCGTACCCCGTGTACAGCAACGCGAAAGGGTTTTTTGGCTGGCGCTTTCGCACCAGGGTCAGAAACTCAAGGCTCTTTTTATATTGCCCGATCTGATAAAACGAATGACCGAGGTTGAGCAGGGCTTCGAGGTTTCCGGGATCGGCCTCCACCTGCTCGAGCAGTTCCTGGATCTGCGGCTCGCCCGCCTGCAGGTGGTAGCGCAGGAGACCGTCGTCGTTCGCCAGGCGCAGGGCTTCCAACAACATCTCGCGGTTGGCGTACATGACGCCGCGCTGGTAAAGGTCCATCACCCGGAACTGACGGCGGAACTCGGCTTCATCTTCCGCATTCGCGTTCTGCACACGTTCCCAGAAGCGGTCCGCTTCTACCCGGTTGAACACGATGCGTTCCAGCCCCGGTGTGTCGACGACGTTGCCGTAGTCGAGATAGAATTCGATGCGCGGGCGGTTGTCGGTGATGAGCGGCTGGCCTTCGGCGAGCGCGTGCATTTGTTCTTCCAGAAACCAGATATTGGCAAGGAAGGAGTGTACGTCCGGAATATGGATGGCATCCATCGCCTGCTTGATGCGCGGCTCGGCAAAGCGCGCTTTCAGTTTGGCGAGGTCGATGTCGATGGGCTGATCGGAGCCGATCAATAAAATCTCATTGGCGACCGACATCCACGCCTGCGCATGCGGAAACACGGAGAGGAACGTTTTGAAATGCATGTCCACCTCGCGCGCGCTCTGGCTGTGGAGCGGCACCCACTGCGCCATGATGCCGCCGGGCTTGAGCACGCGCAGTGCCTGCTCGTAAAAATCCTGCGTGTACAGGTTCACCGTGAACGCCGTTCGCGGCGGCGGCGGCTCTCCGGTGATCACGTCGTATTTCTTGTCGGTGGTGAGCAGGAAGTTGCGTCCGTCCTGAATGACGATGTTCACCTTGTCGTTGTTGACCACGTCGTGATTCTCTTTGGCGAACGCCGGGGCGGCGTTGATGACGCTGGGCGACAGCTCGATGCTGTCCACCGACTTCACGCGCGGATGAATTCCCGCCGCGCCGGTGGTCTGCCCGGTACCGAAACAGATGACCAAAATGTTGTCCGGAGTGTCGGACAATAGAATGGGCACGTGCGCGAACAGTTTCATGTAACGCGTGGCGATCACGTTCGACGCGGACATGGAGATGCCGTTGGTGATGAGGCGTTTGGCATCGGGGTCGAGGATACCGTAGTTGTCCTCGAACACGGCGACCGTGTCGGTGAGCCCCTCTTCAAAATACAACAGGCTTTTCATGTCCCGCTGACCGACGCTGTCACGCATGAAAAAGGGGCTGAGCAGGTCGCCGGGCATAACGAGGGTGAAGGCGAGGATCACCGCCACAATGGCGGGCGTCCCCACCTTGCGCACCTTGAGCGGTGCGTTTCCCGTACGGAACAGCAGCGCCACCACGAACAGGTTCAACGTCACCACCGCCATCAGGCTGTGCTCCGTGCCGATGAGCGGCAACAGCACGAACCCCGCAACCAGCGATCCAAAAATCGCGCCCACAGTATTGGCGGCGTAGATGCGTCCGGTGCCCCCGCCCACGTGCGTGTGGTCGCGGGAGGCGAGCTTGATGAGGATGGGCAGGCTCATGCCGAGGAGCGTCGTCGGCACCAGCATGAGCGCCGACGAATCTTTCAGGTACCGCCAGAAGGTGGCCATCGGCCGGTCGAGGTTGTAACTGTTCCACGGCGCGGACAACAGCGATTCCATGTTGAACAGGGTGAACGTCACGTACCCCGCGATGCCCGCCTGCAGGACCATCAAAACGTTCCTCAGGTCGCGGGACCTGGCGATGACGGGGACGGCCAGCAAGCTGCCCAGGCAGATGCCCAGCAGGAACACCGCGAGCATGATGCTGAACGAATACACCGTGCTGGCGATGCTGAAAACCAGCAGGCGCGTCCACAGCACTTCATAGGCGAGCGCCGTCAGGCCGCTCAGAAAAGCGACGATCATCCACAGTTTCTGCGACGCGTCCGCTTCGAAGCGAAACCACGTCGGTTTTGGCAGACGCGGGAGGATCTTCACGCCGGGGTTGTCTTCCTGGTGAATGCGGATGCAACCGATGCCGATGATCAGGTTCACCACCGCCGCAAGCAATGCCGTCTGCAGAACGCCGAACAGCGAGATGAATACAAAGNNNNNNNNNNNNNNNNNNNNNNNNNNNNNNNNNNNNNNNNNNNNNNNNNNNNNNNNNNNNNNNNNNNNNNNNNNNNNNNNNNNNNNNNNNNNNNNNNNNNTCTGCAGAACGCCGAACAGCGAGATGAATACAAAGCCGGTGAGCAGGCACCCCACCGACGCCCCCAGCGTGTTCAGCGCATACAGATACCCCACCTGCGTGCCGAGGCGGGCGTCGTCGGTGACGTAATACTTGCTGATGATGGGAAGCGTCGCGCCCATGAATGTCGTCGGCACGAACATCAGCAGAAACGCCAGCAGAGCTTTGATGGCCGCGAACAGCACGGGCGAGTCCGGGACGAACTGGTGGAACCACGCGTAGAACACGTGGAACTTGTAGAAAATGAGGCTGAGCAGCGCCGCCGAGGCGAAGATCAGGATCTCGATGAATGCATAGACGACGAGCGGCGGGTGCTTTTCCTCCTCCACCGCGCGGTCGATGACATGGCCCCACACGTAACTGCCGAAGCCCAGCCCCGCCATGAACGCCGCAAGAACCACCGAAACGGAGTACACCGTGTGGCCGAACACGAGCGTCAGCATCCGCGTCCAGATGATTTCGTAAACCAGGGCCGTGATCCCCGAAACGAAGAAAAAGCCGTAAACCATTGGGGAACGGTGGATTGAGCTCATGCGCGCGGGGCCTTCCTGATCGTTGACATTGTAATGGGGGTGAAGTAGTGTAAAATCAGTCTGTTTCCGATGTGACCTTAAATCAAAAATGCGCTTTATTTCAAGCCCGCATTTTGGGAAAATACCGCTATGCAAGAAGATTACACAGCCCACGAAAAAGAAATCGAGGCCTCCGACCGCATCGATCACCCGTACGCCGACGAAAACGGCGTGGAGTGGACGGTCGAAGCCTGGGAGCGGGTCAAGCACGCGCCGGAGTTCGTGCGTCCCGGCATCCGCAAGTTGATGGTCCAGCGGGCCGTCAAGAGAAACTACAAATATATCACGTCCGACTTCCTCACAGAAATCCGCAACGAGTCGATGATGCTGGTCTCCAAGCGCGTCCGGCAGTTCGGCTTCGAGGAATTGTCGATGGGCGCGTTCGACGTCGCCAAGCAGAAGATGGCCGAGAGCCCGCGCAAGGTGGAAGTGATCGAGGAGATCCAGGACTTCCTCGCGCTCCGCACCGAAAAGAAAGAAGACATCGTCGACAAGTTCAAGAACTACATGGAATCCGCGCCGACCAGCGGCATGCCGTGGACGCAGGACGCCATGGAGAAGATGGAAAAGGTGCCGCCGTTCGTGCTGGGCATGGCCAAGCAGACCATCGAGGCGCGCGCCCGTCAGCGCGGCGACAAGATGGTGACGCCGGATATCATCGACGAAGTGTTCACCAACGTCATGCCCGCCTCCGCCAAGGAAGCGATGGGCATGGAAGTGACCGAAGAGGACAAACAACGCGACGTCGACTACGCCAACCAGCAGGACGACGAGCCGGATTTCGGCATGCCGTGGGACGACGACGCCAAGGCCAAGGTCATGCGCATCCCCATCCCGTTCATTCGAGAAATGGCGATCCAGCGCATCGAGCAGGAAGTGTCCAAGGAAAACGCCGAACGCGTGACCATGGACCTGTTCGAGAAATACCGCTTCTCGTTTTAATCACGGGCCGGCGGAACCCGGAGGGACCGGAAACAGGGCGGCATCGCCCACCTCCCTCCCGTACTTTGAAAGGAGCGCGTCATGACGTTCGCCAACGTGGATGGATTGCTGGTGCTGGGAATGATGGTGTTCGGCTTCAGCTTGTGGTTGTTCTCGAAAGGCGCGCCCACGCCGCAACGCATCCGGCGCGACGACGACCGCCGCTCCCGCAGGCGCTGACCGCACCGCACGATACCGAATAACACAAAACCGGAACCCCCGAGCGGGGTTCCGGTTTTTTTTGTTTGATTCACAAACCGGTCGGGTAGTCGAGGAAGGTGGTTTCCAGACCGAACTGCTCTTCGAGGTGTTTGCCCACGGCCTTCACGCCGCCGGTTTCGGTCGCATAGTGCCCGGCGAACATCAGGATGCACCCGTTCTCCATCGCATCGTGAAACTGGTAGGCATCGCCTTCGCCGGTGATGAAGCAGTCGAGTCCTTCACGGATGGCCTCGCCCAGAAGTTTCCCCGCGCCGCCGGTGACCAGCCCCACCGAACGGATCACCCCGTCGCCGATCACGCGCACGTTCGCGCTGAGCGCTTCGGACAACATGCCGCCCAGTTCGTGCCCCGTCTTCGGCGCAATCGTCCCGCGCAGGCCGATGTGCTGGCCGTCGTGAAAAGCGAATTCCTGCAGGTTGCCGAGGCCGATCACATCCGCCAGTTGACGGTTGTTGCCGAGCACCGGATGCACGTCCAGCGGGATGTGCGCCGAGTAGAGGCCGAGGTTGGCTTCCATCATGTGCGCGAGTTTTTTGTAATGCGCGCCGCGCACCGGTTGCAGTCCGCCCCAGAACAGTCCGTGGTGGACGAACATCATGTCGCATTCGGCGTCGATGGCCATGTCGATGGTGGCCTGGCAGGCATCGACGGCCAGCCCCACTTTTTTGATGTCGCCGGTGCGTTCCACCTGCAATCCGTTGACCGCGCGGGAGGCATCCTTGATATTATGGATGTC
Coding sequences within it:
- a CDS encoding J domain-containing protein encodes the protein MFDKLFDWMKKNEPSKEAPPETAELTPEAKQALIKNWYATLGVPEGSDLGTCRRAWKQLLAKYHKDLISEDDDAQQEASRMTQRINEAYRGLQDELF
- a CDS encoding fused MFS/spermidine synthase; protein product: FVFISLFGVLQTALLAAVVNLIIGIGCIRIHQEDNPGVKILPRLPKPTWFRFEADASQKLWMIVAFLSGLTALAYEVLWTRLLVFSIASTVYSFSIMLAVFLLGICLGSLLAVPVIARSRDLRNVLMVLQAGIAGYVTFTLFNMESLLSAPWNSYNLDRPMATFWRYLKDSSALMLVPTTLLGMSLPILIKLASRDHTHVGGGTGRIYAANTVGAIFGSLVAGFVLLPLIGTEHSLMAVVTLNLFVVALLFRTGNAPLKVRKVGTPAIVAVILAFTLVMPGDLLSPFFMRDSVGQRDMKSLLYFEEGLTDTVAVFEDNYGILDPDAKRLITNGISMSASNVIATRYMKLFAHVPILLSDTPDNILVICFGTGQTTGAAGIHPRVKSVDSIELSPSVINAAPAFAKENHDVVNNDKVNIVIQDGRNFLLTTDKKYDVITGEPPPPRTAFTVNLYTQDFYEQALRVLKPGGIMAQWVPLHSQSAREVDMHFKTFLSVFPHAQAWMSVANEILLIGSDQPIDIDLAKLKARFAEPRIKQAMDAIHIPDVHSFLANIWFLEEQMHALAEGQPLITDNRPRIEFYLDYGNVVDTPGLERIVFNRVEADRFWERVQNANAEDEAEFRRQFRVMDLYQRGVMYANREMLLEALRLANDDGLLRYHLQAGEPQIQELLEQVEADPGNLEALLNLGHSFYQIGQYKKSLEFLTLVRKRQPKNPFALLYTGYDLMELGQLEQAETALKDAVRNNPGEMRNVMQQVGLIDLLQKLEETPDDLLLLNAAAKFYNVRGEHLKSLEFSSRVLEKEPLDREALRSQMFSYRGLGQPREVIATGFQYGNVDPEDMQYMYLMAEMYIKILNCDKAIPFLEKILAVDDTYQNAQKWLDRCKKKTGEAVPAA
- a CDS encoding metallophosphoesterase family protein, whose amino-acid sequence is MSAFRFIHCSDLHIDSPFKKLDGVDDAMRDRLRVATSEAFANIVTLALNEKVDAVIIAGDVFDGEDKSLQAQFRFKHQLDRLSAAGIPAFIAHGNHDPLSSWSHTLQWPEGVHVFPGGEVASFPVGRDGRVVAEISGTSYPKKEVRETLVPLFSGIDTTVPTVAVLHANVGGNTNHDNYAPCRIEDLCGVAVDYWALGHIHAWQVLRDAHPAVVYSGNPQARHFKEGGEKGCFLVALEKGQTPDIVFHAVDTVRFIREQLDVTGCDTADAVAARIVDACRNRLAAIAGRDLVVEWTLTGRTRVHGLLQNTEDLAALREHVLTEFEGSTQRVWVELESRTTGHYELDALRQGRDFIADVIGRYDAVVAKDDLENLLRDLEPVFAERGGRLPPPDADTLKEWIAQARDLTLDHLLADED
- a CDS encoding aldo/keto reductase, yielding MTDTAATPTDTMAPTALPPMEYRRFGRTNESISVLTLGGMRFEQGWDAPRDYLPKAALENCIDTTRRALACGINHIETAHGYVKSEHLYGRTLKELGTPRSAYKMMTKGAPMTADDTRRLVDEQLKALRLDYVDFYGWHGINNQERLDAAVKPGGPVETLHRLREEGLVRHIGFSTHAPLDIILAAMRTNLFDFVNLHYYYFFQRHREAIQLAGELDMGVLIISPNDKGGQLWNPSQKLESLCAPLTPVQFNGRFCLSHPEITTLTMGFHAPEHFPQNLAILNGGDYLTPEDQPVKEKMDGQTKRIPDYCTVCNECLPCPENINIPEVLRFRNMLKGYGMRSFGKYRYNMLQSKGHWFPGEFANRCTECGDCLPRCPEELNIPKLLFETHARLYSPWRIWKGRITNGLEVAWLNVRNRLRGLSPR
- a CDS encoding fused MFS/spermidine synthase, which encodes MSSIHRSPMVYGFFFVSGITALVYEIIWTRMLTLVFGHTVYSVSVVLAAFMAGLGFGSYVWGHVIDRAVEEEKHPPLVVYAFIEILIFASAALLSLIFYKFHVFYAWFHQFVPDSPVLFAAIKALLAFLLMFVPTTFMGATLPIISKYYVTDDARLGTQVGYLYALNTLGASVGCLLTGFVFISLFGVLQ
- a CDS encoding PCP reductase family protein, with the translated sequence MQEDYTAHEKEIEASDRIDHPYADENGVEWTVEAWERVKHAPEFVRPGIRKLMVQRAVKRNYKYITSDFLTEIRNESMMLVSKRVRQFGFEELSMGAFDVAKQKMAESPRKVEVIEEIQDFLALRTEKKEDIVDKFKNYMESAPTSGMPWTQDAMEKMEKVPPFVLGMAKQTIEARARQRGDKMVTPDIIDEVFTNVMPASAKEAMGMEVTEEDKQRDVDYANQQDDEPDFGMPWDDDAKAKVMRIPIPFIREMAIQRIEQEVSKENAERVTMDLFEKYRFSF
- a CDS encoding Nif3-like dinuclear metal center hexameric protein, with the protein product MDIIQISHYLDQLLDIHNIKDASRAVNGLQVERTGDIKKVGLAVDACQATIDMAIDAECDMMFVHHGLFWGGLQPVRGAHYKKLAHMMEANLGLYSAHIPLDVHPVLGNNRQLADVIGLGNLQEFAFHDGQHIGLRGTIAPKTGHELGGMLSEALSANVRVIGDGVIRSVGLVTGGAGKLLGEAIREGLDCFITGEGDAYQFHDAMENGCILMFAGHYATETGGVKAVGKHLEEQFGLETTFLDYPTGL